From one Mycobacterium sp. JS623 genomic stretch:
- a CDS encoding DUF2637 domain-containing protein has product MITIDDRRSGVGTPVPHSTMPYHDTRKAKRFFWTVLSMATLASVSGNVAHALLNAATGTAVVSAAVAAVPPIILLAGIHGLGTLARASRGSGFAYWAAMVMTVLLACGAFALSFDALRALAETAGIRSTLAWIWPLIIDLSIAQSTWALLALPRRDPAAPGTARDDGQPHPSAVLPVPIESGDGDGNSLIEDELQGGDRSAGVAGDRNPVVEAADDDAVTIIECDGCATAEVADEADPRRDAEARRRRGWRSDGRGAQRRDFCPSCPQSQPHVAGTSRDETRLDSMELVASPA; this is encoded by the coding sequence GTGATCACGATCGACGATCGACGATCGGGTGTAGGCACCCCCGTGCCCCACTCGACCATGCCCTACCACGACACCCGCAAGGCCAAGCGGTTCTTCTGGACCGTGCTGTCCATGGCGACTCTCGCCTCGGTCAGCGGCAACGTCGCCCACGCCCTCCTGAACGCCGCGACCGGCACCGCGGTGGTCTCCGCGGCCGTCGCAGCCGTCCCTCCGATCATCCTGTTGGCCGGCATCCACGGCCTGGGCACTCTCGCTCGCGCCAGCAGGGGCTCCGGTTTCGCCTACTGGGCGGCGATGGTCATGACCGTCTTGCTCGCCTGCGGCGCGTTCGCGTTGTCGTTTGATGCGCTGCGCGCTCTGGCCGAGACTGCGGGTATCCGCAGCACTCTCGCTTGGATCTGGCCGCTCATCATCGATCTGTCCATCGCTCAATCCACGTGGGCGCTCCTGGCGTTGCCCCGCCGCGACCCTGCCGCCCCGGGCACTGCCCGAGACGACGGCCAACCGCACCCATCCGCCGTTCTGCCGGTGCCCATCGAATCCGGGGACGGCGACGGCAATTCGCTCATTGAGGACGAACTTCAGGGTGGTGACCGCAGCGCCGGGGTAGCGGGGGACAGGAACCCTGTGGTGGAGGCGGCAGACGACGATGCCGTGACAATTATCGAATGCGATGGATGCGCCACCGCCGAGGTCGCCGACGAGGCCGACCCTCGCCGTGACGCCGAAGCGAGGCGGCGACGAGGCTGGCGCTCGGATGGCCGCGGCGCGCAGCGGCGGGACTTCTGCCCGTCATGCCCGCAGTCGCAGCCGCACGTTGCCGGAACATCACGTGACGAAACAAGGCTGGACTCGATGGAGCTCGTTGCCAGCCCCGCATAG
- a CDS encoding ParA family protein: MKKTAIANQKGGVGKTATVLGLCSAATALGHRILAVDLDPQGNLTRGLGVDVSQLGDDTATANELLLELQEGTALDAAVATPWPGIDVIPATLDLANRDLDGANDVIFRLRAAFEGCDLSAYDAVLFDCPPSVGRLLVGALVAADQVIYVTEASIDSLGGIKNVQDTTSFVKKRVNPAIEIAGIVITKRENNGEEEFREAEIRDAYGELVAKTVIPKRAAWKDANGLATPIHSMRGSAGARALSTAFTDLFLELPITEPVTAGR; this comes from the coding sequence ATGAAGAAAACAGCCATCGCCAACCAGAAGGGCGGCGTCGGCAAAACCGCCACCGTCCTGGGTCTATGCAGCGCAGCGACCGCCCTCGGCCACAGGATCCTCGCCGTCGACCTCGACCCGCAGGGAAACCTGACTCGCGGGCTCGGCGTGGACGTCAGCCAGCTCGGCGACGACACCGCCACAGCCAACGAACTGCTCCTCGAACTCCAAGAGGGGACCGCCCTGGATGCCGCCGTGGCCACGCCCTGGCCCGGGATCGACGTCATCCCCGCCACGCTGGACCTCGCCAACCGAGACCTCGACGGCGCCAACGACGTCATCTTCCGCCTCCGGGCAGCTTTCGAAGGGTGCGACCTGAGCGCTTACGACGCGGTCCTCTTCGACTGCCCACCCAGCGTGGGCCGTCTCCTCGTCGGAGCGCTGGTCGCCGCCGACCAGGTCATCTACGTCACCGAAGCCAGCATTGACAGCCTCGGTGGCATCAAGAACGTGCAGGACACCACCTCTTTCGTCAAGAAACGCGTGAACCCCGCCATCGAGATTGCCGGCATCGTCATCACCAAGCGCGAGAACAACGGCGAGGAGGAATTCCGAGAGGCGGAGATCCGCGACGCCTACGGCGAGTTGGTGGCCAAGACCGTCATTCCGAAACGGGCGGCGTGGAAGGACGCCAACGGCCTCGCCACGCCGATCCATTCGATGAGGGGGAGCGCCGGCGCCCGCGCGCTGAGCACGGCCTTCACCGATCTGTTCCTCGAACTTCCCATCACCGAGCCCGTCACCGCAGGAAGGTAG
- a CDS encoding helix-turn-helix domain-containing protein: MSDNTNPPTWAAVIQARRDQLGISQAQLARLAGVPKGTFQRYETGDREPPLSVARAIAEALDVSLAELAGQVPAGEDPVETPGLSVVGEVMQARRRELGLTQTRVANTAGLALEAYQRYESGDQEPSLAAAAAICSALDISLPTLAGVDPRPIELNGKWWATWQGGFGHHDQADLHTVDALRAGDTLLLDNAWRGELRVFSNEVLIGWYRPPGRSTRSRQAVFLWLPASEEYLYGRWTGVAANNSVVSGWCVLARDESTSREVFEKLARDNVQPRPALKLPELGSWGSG, from the coding sequence ATGAGCGACAACACGAATCCGCCCACCTGGGCGGCAGTCATTCAAGCCCGACGCGACCAGCTGGGCATTTCACAGGCTCAACTCGCACGCCTGGCCGGCGTTCCAAAGGGCACCTTCCAGCGGTATGAGACCGGCGACCGCGAGCCGCCACTGTCCGTCGCACGCGCCATCGCCGAAGCCCTCGACGTGTCGCTCGCCGAACTCGCTGGTCAGGTACCCGCCGGCGAGGACCCAGTGGAGACGCCTGGGCTCTCTGTCGTCGGCGAGGTCATGCAGGCCCGTCGTCGCGAGCTCGGGCTGACCCAAACCCGTGTTGCAAACACCGCAGGGCTGGCCTTGGAGGCCTACCAGCGGTACGAATCCGGCGATCAAGAGCCGTCGCTAGCTGCCGCAGCGGCTATCTGCTCCGCCCTCGACATCAGCCTGCCCACCCTCGCCGGTGTTGACCCACGGCCCATCGAACTCAACGGGAAATGGTGGGCGACCTGGCAAGGAGGATTCGGCCACCACGACCAGGCCGACCTGCACACCGTCGATGCGCTCCGCGCCGGCGACACCCTGCTGCTGGACAACGCATGGAGAGGCGAGCTGCGCGTCTTCTCCAACGAGGTCCTCATCGGTTGGTACCGGCCGCCGGGAAGGAGCACTCGCAGCCGTCAGGCCGTGTTCCTCTGGTTACCCGCCAGCGAAGAGTATCTGTACGGCCGGTGGACCGGGGTCGCGGCGAACAACTCGGTGGTGTCCGGCTGGTGCGTGCTCGCGCGCGACGAATCGACCTCCCGGGAAGTGTTCGAGAAACTGGCCCGCGACAACGTGCAGCCGCGGCCGGCCCTGAAGCTCCCCGAGCTGGGATCGTGGGGTTCGGGGTAG
- a CDS encoding helix-turn-helix transcriptional regulator has product MTAPPGGNVRLRAARRERGLTSQADFVGALTAKAAELGLVPLSVTTRTVRRWESDNPGWPHRPHIDALEALFGLPITDLGFTPRSERTALSAAERGGRPSRPILPPAPESPTPPPHFHEMGSAQATARYAQMTTLYSDMYWHVPAKMLQQPIFRHAELGASLLAATGTDTTELATPVALAWMLAGRVLLFDVHRPGDSRACFTEALECARLTEDESLGAAALGHLALATTRDDDGGDLPQARELIRSARSFSRRGGNPQRLQAWLDTIEADIASRAGDHGHAATLIAHAEQSLRGADGQPPWLDWFTTHRMAIAKANTLLSAGRLTDARMALDRALNELPTNDVKTRALTLCDLAAVHAVGREPEQAAALLTAALDEMGPSSSATLSRRIHSVRTMLDEWTDSTAVHELDDRLSQWDTTVTAITA; this is encoded by the coding sequence ATGACCGCACCGCCCGGCGGAAATGTCCGGCTACGCGCCGCCCGTCGCGAACGCGGCCTCACCTCACAAGCGGACTTCGTCGGCGCTCTAACCGCGAAGGCCGCCGAACTCGGCCTCGTCCCGCTCTCGGTCACTACGCGCACCGTCCGGCGGTGGGAGTCTGACAATCCAGGCTGGCCTCACCGGCCGCACATCGACGCGCTCGAGGCGCTGTTCGGACTGCCCATCACAGATCTGGGCTTCACGCCCCGCTCGGAGCGCACGGCACTGTCCGCAGCAGAACGCGGTGGTCGACCCTCTCGCCCGATCCTTCCCCCAGCCCCCGAAAGCCCCACTCCCCCGCCGCACTTCCACGAGATGGGATCCGCTCAGGCCACCGCCAGGTACGCGCAGATGACGACCCTCTACAGCGACATGTACTGGCACGTCCCAGCAAAGATGCTGCAGCAGCCCATCTTTCGACACGCAGAACTCGGGGCGTCGCTGCTTGCGGCCACCGGCACCGACACCACTGAGCTGGCAACCCCAGTTGCCCTGGCCTGGATGCTCGCCGGCCGCGTACTGCTCTTCGACGTACATCGACCCGGCGACTCTCGTGCCTGCTTCACCGAAGCGCTCGAATGCGCCCGCCTGACCGAAGACGAGTCGCTGGGCGCGGCCGCCCTCGGTCACCTCGCGCTGGCGACCACGCGCGACGACGACGGCGGCGACCTGCCCCAAGCACGAGAACTCATCAGATCCGCCCGATCCTTCTCACGGCGCGGCGGAAACCCGCAGCGACTGCAAGCATGGCTGGACACCATCGAGGCCGACATAGCTTCGCGCGCCGGCGACCACGGACACGCCGCCACACTCATCGCACACGCCGAGCAGTCCTTGCGTGGAGCCGACGGCCAGCCCCCCTGGCTCGACTGGTTCACCACACATCGGATGGCGATAGCCAAAGCCAACACACTGTTGTCGGCCGGCCGGCTCACCGATGCCCGGATGGCATTGGATCGTGCACTCAATGAACTGCCCACCAACGATGTGAAGACGCGAGCACTGACGTTGTGCGACCTGGCCGCCGTCCACGCCGTCGGGCGAGAACCTGAACAAGCCGCAGCCCTACTCACCGCCGCACTCGACGAGATGGGACCCTCGTCCTCGGCCACATTGAGCCGCCGCATTCACTCAGTGCGCACGATGCTCGACGAGTGGACTGACAGCACCGCCGTGCACGAACTTGATGACCGCCTCTCTCAGTGGGACACGACCGTCACGGCGATAACAGCATGA
- a CDS encoding DUF4031 domain-containing protein, translated as MTVYVDNMRLSAQVGTITGRWSHLMADSDDELNEFAAKLGLKKAWAQHPGTALSHYDVTDSKRRQAIALGAVPIDYGGDISIALIRRKVTDSLVPQQLSLTLEADEVAEGSTSEGRT; from the coding sequence ATGACCGTCTACGTCGACAACATGCGGCTATCGGCACAGGTGGGCACGATCACCGGCAGGTGGTCACACCTGATGGCCGACTCCGACGATGAACTCAATGAGTTCGCCGCTAAGCTCGGCCTCAAGAAGGCCTGGGCGCAGCATCCCGGGACGGCCCTTTCGCACTACGACGTGACCGACTCCAAGCGGCGGCAGGCGATCGCCCTAGGAGCGGTCCCCATCGACTACGGCGGGGACATATCGATAGCCCTCATCCGCCGTAAGGTCACGGATTCACTTGTTCCGCAGCAGCTTTCGTTGACGTTGGAGGCGGACGAAGTTGCCGAGGGGTCGACCTCGGAGGGGCGAACATGA
- the dnaB gene encoding replicative DNA helicase — translation MEPYADLDNDRQPPQDLAAEQSVLGGMMLSKDAIADVLERLRPKDFYRPNHQQIYDAILDLFGQGEPADAVTVAAELDRRGVLRRIGGAPYLHTLIATVPTAANAGYYAGIVAEKAVLRRLVEAGTRVVQYGYAGAEGADIAEVVDRAQAEIYDVTEDRGSEDMVALEDLLQPTMDEIDAIQAGGGQGQGIPTGFAELDEVTTGLHGGQMVIVAGRPGQGKSTLALDFMRSCSIKHRRGSVIFSLEMSKSEIVMRLLSAEARIKLADMRAGRMSDDDWTQMARRMGEIGDAPLYIDDSPNLTMMEIRAKARRLKQKSDVQLIVVDYLQLMTSGKKVESRQTEVAEFSRSLKLLAKELDVPVVAVCQLNRGPEQRVDKVPQLSDLRETGQLEQDADLVILINRPDGYDRDSPRAGEADLILAKHRNGPIKTCTVASTLHMSSFRDLARGYS, via the coding sequence GTGGAGCCTTATGCCGACCTCGACAACGACCGGCAGCCGCCGCAGGATCTGGCCGCTGAGCAGTCCGTGTTGGGCGGGATGATGCTCAGCAAGGACGCCATCGCCGACGTGCTCGAAAGGTTGCGGCCCAAGGACTTCTACCGGCCCAACCATCAGCAGATCTATGACGCGATCCTGGATCTATTCGGGCAGGGCGAGCCCGCAGACGCAGTGACTGTCGCCGCCGAACTCGACCGGCGCGGGGTGCTGCGGCGTATCGGTGGGGCGCCGTACCTGCACACCCTGATCGCTACGGTGCCCACAGCCGCCAACGCGGGCTACTACGCCGGGATCGTCGCCGAGAAGGCCGTGTTGCGGCGCCTGGTGGAGGCCGGCACCCGCGTCGTGCAGTACGGCTACGCCGGCGCCGAGGGAGCCGACATCGCCGAGGTCGTCGACCGTGCCCAGGCCGAGATCTACGACGTCACCGAGGACCGCGGCAGCGAGGACATGGTGGCGCTGGAGGACCTGCTGCAGCCGACCATGGACGAGATCGATGCCATCCAAGCAGGCGGTGGCCAAGGCCAAGGTATCCCGACCGGGTTCGCCGAGCTCGACGAGGTGACCACTGGCCTGCACGGGGGCCAGATGGTCATCGTCGCGGGCCGGCCAGGTCAAGGAAAGTCCACGCTGGCATTGGATTTCATGCGGTCGTGCTCGATCAAACACAGACGGGGTAGCGTGATCTTCAGCCTGGAGATGAGCAAGTCGGAGATCGTGATGCGGCTGCTGTCAGCGGAGGCGCGCATCAAGCTGGCCGACATGCGCGCCGGCCGGATGAGTGATGACGACTGGACACAGATGGCCCGGCGGATGGGCGAGATCGGCGACGCCCCGCTCTACATCGACGATTCGCCGAACCTGACCATGATGGAAATCCGCGCCAAAGCGCGCCGCCTGAAACAGAAGTCGGATGTGCAGCTGATCGTCGTCGACTACCTACAGCTGATGACGTCGGGCAAGAAGGTGGAGTCCCGGCAAACGGAAGTAGCGGAGTTCTCGCGCAGCCTGAAGCTGTTGGCCAAGGAACTCGACGTCCCGGTGGTCGCGGTCTGTCAGCTCAACCGCGGTCCGGAACAACGCGTCGACAAGGTTCCGCAACTCTCTGACCTACGCGAGACCGGTCAGCTGGAACAAGACGCGGATCTGGTGATTCTCATCAACCGGCCCGACGGGTACGACCGAGACAGTCCGCGCGCCGGTGAGGCTGACCTCATCTTGGCCAAGCACCGCAACGGCCCGATTAAGACGTGCACCGTCGCGTCGACTCTTCACATGTCCTCGTTCCGCGACCTTGCGCGCGGCTATTCATGA